A region from the Catellatospora sp. TT07R-123 genome encodes:
- a CDS encoding MEDS domain-containing protein has protein sequence MRQSGFVDAVDGLGRSDHLCWAFDTHDEFRTLAARFLADGLAAGQQVVYLAESAGAAELDGFGGFAAARASGAARVQDLSIYDRSLLAEPRAQVRAYAQATEQALAAGYTGLRVAADATPLVRTPADRSAFARYEHLVDVYMTRHPFAAMCGYHRGRLDPAAIAELACMHPLARSSSAPLRLFASDQPGIDMVLAGEVDLAGHALLRTALEHADAAPAGGEISVDARHLTFIDHRGLMRLAEHVQARGGTAVLHTARGATRLLTELLDLPQLRVSAS, from the coding sequence TGGGCGTTCGACACACACGACGAATTCCGGACGCTGGCCGCCCGTTTTCTCGCCGACGGCCTCGCCGCGGGCCAGCAGGTCGTCTACCTCGCCGAGTCCGCCGGTGCGGCCGAGCTCGACGGGTTCGGCGGGTTCGCCGCCGCCCGGGCCAGCGGCGCGGCCAGGGTGCAGGACCTGAGCATCTACGACCGCAGCCTGCTGGCCGAGCCCCGCGCGCAGGTGCGCGCCTACGCGCAGGCCACCGAGCAGGCACTCGCGGCCGGTTACACCGGCCTGCGGGTGGCTGCCGACGCCACCCCGCTCGTGCGCACCCCGGCCGACCGGTCGGCGTTCGCCCGCTACGAGCACCTGGTCGACGTGTACATGACCCGCCATCCGTTCGCCGCGATGTGCGGCTACCACCGCGGTCGGCTGGACCCGGCCGCCATCGCCGAGCTGGCCTGCATGCATCCGCTGGCCAGGAGCTCGTCGGCCCCGCTGCGGCTGTTCGCGTCCGACCAGCCCGGGATCGACATGGTCCTGGCGGGCGAGGTCGACCTGGCCGGGCACGCGCTGCTCCGGACGGCACTCGAACACGCCGACGCGGCACCGGCCGGGGGCGAGATCTCCGTCGACGCCCGGCACCTGACCTTCATCGACCACCGAGGACTCATGCGGCTCGCCGAGCACGTCCAGGCCCGGGGCGGCACCGCGGTGCTGCACACCGCCCGCGGCGCCACCCGGCTGCTGACCGAACTGCTGGACCTGCCGCAGCTGCGGGTGTCGGCGTCATGA